In Lentilactobacillus sp. SPB1-3, the sequence GCGATTTCTTTGTCATCATCAACAACTAAAATTTTCATGTTTTTACCTCTCATTTGAGTTTAAACTCATATTCATGACGCTAATAACCATAGTTTACACTATTTAGAATAAGCAACAATGTTTATTCTAACAAGTAAAGGTAAATTTAAACAGGCAGTCGATCTTGTGTCAACATCTCTTGTATTATTTTGGCCACAGTTATCGTCAAATTCTCCTGGGCATTTGCTTTCGGATCACCTAATTCCGGGCTTACTTGAATTTCCTCAATCTGATTAAATCCTTGTTCATACAAGCCCTCAATACCTTCACCAACCCGACCGCCGATCCCTAAGATATAACTAGTGGATGCTTTTAACCGTGCTTGTTGAGCGACGATACTTGGTGCCTTACCGTATTGAGTTTGGGAGTCAATAGAGCCTTCACCAGTAATCACTAGATCGGCATCTTGTACGGCATCCTCAAATGACATTTCTGACAATATCAACTGAATGCCAGAAGTTAATCTTGCATGCAAACCAGCAACCAGCCCTGCGCCTAATCCGCCAGCTGCACCCGCACCGGAAACATCATTGATCTCGATTCCCAAATCCTTACGGATGACGGCACTATAATTGACCAGCGCTTGATCTAGTCGTGCGACCATCGTGTCATCAGCTCCCTTTTGTGGGCCAAAAACAACTGAAGCCCCTTCTGGACCAGTCAATGGGTTGGTTACATCTGTTGCTCCGACAATCTCCACATGCTCGAATCTTTGATCAATGTCACTGACATCAATCTTAGCTAATTGGGCTAATCCTAATCCACCCCTTGGGATTGGTTGTTGGTTACTATCCAATAATTTAACTCCCACCGCAGTTAACAGACCGGCACCACCATCATTAGTAGCACTACCGCCAAGTCCGATGATAATTTTAGTCACTCTATGATTCAAAGCATCAAGAATCAATTGACCGGTGCCATAAGTATCGGCCACACCGACTTGTGGATGCTGAAAATCAATGAACTCAAAACCACTAGCAGCCGCCATTTCGATCACAGCTGTTTGACCATTATCAATTAGACCATAGCTTGCAGAGACTATCTCGCCAAATGGATTCTCAACTTGAGCAGCCACTCTACGACCGTTTTTAGCTCTAATCAATGTGGCGACAGTCCCTTCTCCACCATCAGCCAGTGATAGTAAGCAATAGTCTGCATTGGAAAGGACTTGCTCACACCCTGCCTTAATCGCTTGTGCAGCTTCTTCAGCAGTTAAATACCCCTTGTAAGAATCTGGAGCAATCACAATTTTTAATGAATTTTTGTCTCGCTTAGCAGTGTCTTGATCCATGATCTTCTCCAATCAACACGATTTAAAGTTAACTATTCTTCTATAATTATAAACACTCTTTTTATAAAACAAAAATGGGTCCAATAAGCATCTGATCGATACTCACTAGTCCCATAGTTTATTAATGGTTAGTTTACTTTTTATAGTTTGGTGCGGCTTTAATAGCTGCTAAATCATGTGGATGAGATTCGATCAATCCGGCATTTGAAATTTCCACGAATTGAGCATGATCATTTAGGTACTGGATATTGTTTGCGCCAGTATATCCCATTCCTGAACGTAAGCCACCAATCATTTGGAATGTAATATCCTTCACGCTACCACGATATTCAATTTCGCCTTCAATACCTTCTGGAACTAACTTGTTAGCCTCATTGACGCCACCTTGGAAGTAACGGTCAGATGAACCATGTGATTGGCTCATTGCAGCAACAGAACCCATACCACGATAGGCTTTGAACTTCTTGCCATTTTCTTCAAATACTTTACCCGGTGCTTCATCAGTTCCGGCCAACATGCTACCAAGCATAACTGCGTTACCACCAGCAGCTAAGGCCTTAACGATATCTCCAGAATACTTGATACCACCATCAGCAATGATAGGTTTGTGCCATTTTCTAGCAACCTCAGCTGAATCATAAATAGCAGTTAGTTGGGGAACTCCAACTCCAGCGACTACTCGAGTAGTACAGATAGAGCCAGGGCCGATTCCTACTTTAACAACATCAACACCTGCTTGAAACAAAGCTTCTGTTCCTTCAGCAGTGGCTACGTTACCGGCAATCAAAGTAGTATCTGGATAATGTTCACGAATTTCAGCAATTTTTCTCAAGACACCAGCCGAATGACCATGCGCAGTATCAATGACAATGGCATCAACTCCGGCGGCTAAAATGGCTTCTGCACGATCAAATGTGTCAGAAGTAACTCCGACTGCTGCAGCTACTAAAAGTCGGCCTTGATCATCAACTGCAGCGTTTTCTGCAATATCATTAACTTGCTTAACTTTAGCAACTTCTTCAGCTTGAGCTTCAATACTTAAATTCTTGTGAATTACTCCTAATCCACCAAGGTTGGCCATAGTGGTGGCCATTGCAGATTCAGTGACTGTGTCCATTCCGGCACTAATAAACGGAATATTTAATTTAATGTTGTCTGCTAATTGGGTTGAAAGATCCACCTCATTAGGTAAAACATCACTAGCTGCGGGAACCAATAAAACGTCATCGAAAGTGTAACCCTTATTTCCAAACTTATCATTCCAACTAACCATTTAATTCGCTCCTTTAAAAATATAATTGTTTAAAAATATACCACCCTCAACCAGCCACAACAAGGACAATTCAAGAATTCTAATTGTTATCTAATAAAAAAGCATCCCAACGATAATTAATCGTCAGGACACCTTTACAAGAGCAATTTAATTTTTAGAACAAACCACCAGTAATGTTAAAGCGACGTTTTACATAAACACTACCACCGATTGAGATTACTCCAAGAGCAATATATACATATGAATTAAGAATTGGGTTGATAGCATGTGGAATCAATCCGGCAACGAAGAAGACTGCCATCCATAATACAAAGAATGCGGCAATGAAAATAATTCTGATTGGTAATGAGTATTTATGTTTAACACCTGGGGCAATCAAAACGGTCATCAATGGAATTCCTAATCCAGCAATAATTGAACTTAAGATAATTCCGCTGATTCCCATCGTAGTGGCTTGAGCACTCTTAGAGAAGAGCGCAGTTACACCATACAATAAAGTAAAGATGGTAAAGAATAATAGTGTGTTATATCCAGCATTTGGCCAGTAATCCGTAATTGGGTCAGCAGCTTTCTTAGGTGGATTAACCACACTATCAATCTTTTGGTCAACAGTTCCCCAAAGGTTACGGGCAGTCTTACCACTCTTTTGACCAGTAAGTAAATCCTGAACCATTTGATTGATCAATTCAGTCTTTTGTTCATCTTTTAGCTTAGTGTTTCCAAGTGCTTGGCTAAATTTGAACATGTACTCTGCATTCCGCTTGGTAAGTCCAATATTATCAAACTGAGAATGGACGTGTTCAGCAGTCCGGTTACGGTCTTGTTGAACGTGTGCATTTCGCTTTTCAGTATTTTCAGTCAATTAAATTCGCTCCTTAAAATCAATTATTAAACGTTGAATCTAAATTCAACAATGTCACCGTCTTGCATAACGTAGTCTTTACCTTCAAGACGGAGTCTACCAGCTTCCTTAACGGCAGCTTGAGTCTCATATTTATCCAAATCATCAAATGCCATAACTTCGGCACGGATAAATCCTCGTTCAAAGTCAGAATGGATAATTCCGGCAGCTTGTGGTGCTTTAGTACCAGACTTGAATGTCCAAGCCTTAGTTTCTTTACCACCAGCAGTGAAGAATGTTTCCAATCCTAATAATTTGTAAGATGCGCGGATCAATCTGTTCAATCCAGGTTCTTCAACACCTTCAGCAGCCAAGAAATCTGCTTTATCGGCATCGTCTAATTCAGCGATTTCTTCTTCAGCTTCGGCAGCAACAGCAATTGCTTCTGCACCTTCTGAAGCAGCGAAGTCTTTGATCAACTTAAAGTACTTAGAATTTTCAGGGTCAGCCATGTCATCTTCGGCAATGTTAGCCACGTAGAGAATTGGTTTTGATGTTAATAAGAATAATCCCTTAACGATTTTTTCTTCATCTTCATCAAATTCAATGGTTCGAACTGACTTACCGGCTTCAAGAACTGGTTTGATTTTTTCTAGAACTGCTAATTCAGCCTTAGCTTCTTTATCAGAACCCTTAGCAGCACGTTGAACTTTAGCCAATCGCTTATCAACGGCGTCCAAATCAGACATCCCTAATTCAAGGTTGATAGTATCAATATCATCAATCGGATCAATTTTACCTGAAACGTGAGTGATGTTGTCGTCATCAAATGCCCGTACTACGTGAACAATGGCATCAACTTGGCGAATGTTTTCCAAGAACTTGTTACCAAGTCCTTCACCTTTACTGGCACCCTTAACAATTCCAGCAATATCAGTAAATTCAAATGTTGTTGGCACCACTTTATCAGCTGGAATCAATTCTTGAATTCGGTCTAATCGGGCATCGGGAACTTCAACCATTCCCACATTAGGATCGATAGTGGCAAATGGATAGTTTGCCATTTCGGCTCCGGCTTTCGTAATCGCATTGAATAAGGTTGACTTACCAACGTTTGGTAATCCGACAATTCCTGCAGTTAATGACATATTAGTAAACTCTTCTTTCTAAATTTTAGTCTTCAGCTTTTTCCAAAATCTTTTTAAGCTTCTTATCAAATTCCCGACGAGGAAGCATAACAATGTGCTGACAACCAGTACATTGAATCTTAATATCGGCCCCCATCCGGATAATCTCCCAACGATTAGTTCCACATGGATGAGGCTTCTTCATTTCAACAATATCGTGCAATCCGTACATAAGGATCATCCTTTCATATCACTAATCTAAATTAACATCCATCATTTCAAGAATTCGATTTAAATCATCTTCTGATGTATAGGCAATCTCAATCTTACCGGCACCCTTTTTTCTCGGAGCGGCGTTGATAGCCACATTCGTGCCAAATCGATCTTGCAATTGATGCTCAGAAGCTTTAACAAACGGTGATTTACGGACCACCTTTTTCTTCTTCGCACCTTTTTTACCATTAAGTTTGTCAGCAGCTTGTTCTAATTGACGAACTGTCAAAGATTCACTAACTGCCCGCTTAGCTAACTCAATCATGTCTGGTTTGCTCTTAACTGACAACAATGTTCGAGCTTGACCCATTGATAACTTCTCGTCATCCAAAAATTCTTTGATAGGTTGAGGTAATCCCAAGATTCGCAAATAATTGGCAATGTATGGTCGACTCTTACCAAGACGCTTAGCAACTTGTGCTTGAGTTAAATCAAGTTGAGTCATCAAAGTCTCATAGGCTTGAGCTTCTTCCAAAGTAGTTAGATCTTCACGTTGCAAGTTCTCTAAAACTGCGATTTCCATCATTTCTTCTTCGTTCACATCACGAACGATTGCAGGAATGGTCTTTTGTTGAGCAATTTTAGAAGCACGGAGACGTCGTTCACCAGTTAGTAGCTCATACACTTCCTTATCAGGATTAGGTTGTCGAACGATGATTGGTTGAAAGACCCCGGAGTTTTTAATTGAAACTGCTAGATCTTCCAACGCTTTGGCATCGAATCGATGACGTGGTTGATAAGGATTGGGTTTGATGTTGTTGATGTTAATATCGATAACTTTTTCTTTACTTGTATCAACGTTATTATCTTCAAACAACGCTTCAATTCCTTTACCTAACCCACCCGTGATTTTCTTACTTGGCATGACGAGCAAGCACCTCCTCTACTAACTGCATATACGTTTGTGCTCCTTTTGACTTAGCATCGTAGTCAATGATTGGCAATCCGTAGCTAGGTGCTTCAGATAACCGGATGTTTCTCGGAATAACTGTCTCATATACTTCATCTTCGAAGTATTTTTGAACTTCATTCTTTACTTGAACTCCTAAGTTGGTTCTGGAATCATACATGGTCAATAATACACCCTCAATTTTTAGATCCTTATTGAAGTGCTTCTTAACCAATTCGACTGTGTTTAATAACTGACTTAACCCTTCCAAAGCATAGTACTCACTTTGAACTGGAATCAAGATCGAGTCACTCGCAGTAAATGCATTGATTGTGATCAATCCTAACGAAGGTGGACAATCAATCAAGACAAAATCATATTCAGACTTAACCTGGTTAAGGGCTTCTCGTAAACGAGTTTCCCGCGCCATTTGTGGTGTCAATTCAATTTCGGCACCCGATAATTGAATGGTGGCAGGCACAATATCTAGTCCCTCACGCTGAGTTTGAAGAATTGTTTCTTTCATTGGCACTTCATTGATCAAGACATCATAGACATCCTTTTCAATATCCGGCTTAGAAATACCTACTCCACTAGTAGCATTGCCTTGAGCATCAGCATCGATGATCAAGACCTTTTTACCTGCGGCTGCTAATCCAGCTCCCAAGTTAACAGCAGTAGTTGTCTTACCAACTCCACCCTTTTGATTCGCAAGCGCAATTACAATCGTCATTCCAAATTCCTCTTACTTTTTTCCTTGACCCAAAGGTTCTTTAGCAGGCGTACCCGCTTTTCGTGGATACTGCTTTGGGGTTGGTTTTACTTTATTAATTACAATAATATGGCGGGACTCATCAGTGTCAGCCAAATCAAATGAATGATCTGATGCCACTTGGCCACCTAACAATTGAATTGCTCGATCAGCATCACTCAACTCATCTTCTGCTTTGGCCGCCTTCATTGCGATCATCTGACCGCCAACTTTAACAAGGGGCAAGCAAAATTCGCTGAGGACCGATAAACGAGCAACTGCTCTGGCAGTTACAATATCATATTCTTCACGGTGTGGTGATTTTTTGCCACCAAATTCTTCCGCTCTGGCATGGAAAAGCTCCACTCCAGTCAATCCTAATTTCTCAACTAATTCAGTCAAAAAGTTGATTCGCTTATTCAATGAATCAACAATCGTAACTTTTAATTGTGGAAACAAGATTTTTAACGGAATACTAGGGAATCCTGCCCCCGCACCAACGTCACAAATAGAAAATGGCTCTGTCTGGATTTGTGAAACAAAAAAGGCCGGCGTGATCGAATCATAGAAATGCTTAAGATAAACGTCTGGCTCTTCAGTGATTGTCGTTAGATTTACATGTTCATTAACTGCTACTAATAGCTTGAAATAGGCTTCAAACTGGGATAACTGATCATCAGTTACCTCAATATTCTTTGCTAGCAGTGCTGCTTTAAATTGCTCAATATTCATAAATTATTTCTCCTGGAATTGTGAAACAAGTTTGTTTCACGACCTACTAATACTTTACCGTAAATTACGCTTTCATACAAGGTTTAGCGGTAAATTGAATAACAAAACGACAAATTAATAGTATACATTAATTTCGACGAAAATAAAAAGACAACTTCACTAATTACGCGATTTCGTAATCATTTTGAAGTTATCTTTTTATCTTATTTTACTAGTTGGTTATTTCGATGGCCAGTTTGTTTCACGTGCTCATCGTTTAACTGCACTAAGAAATTAGCAATTTCGGCCATTGATTCGGTAGTAACGTATTCATATTGGCCATGGAAATTATCACCACCATTAAATAAATTAGGTGTTGGAATGCCCTTTTGAGTTATGAAATTACCATCAGTCCCGCCTCTAAACGGAATTATATGAGAGTCAATATTGGCTCGTTTCATCGTATCTAATACCACATTAATGATATATGGATTAGCCTTGATGCGCTCCCAAATATTTTGATACTGCTCGGTGATCACCAACTGAACTCTTGTCCGATCTAACTCACTGTTTACATCGTTCACAATTTTCTTCAGTAAGTTTTCTTTTTCAACAAACTTGTCATTATCAAAGTCACGAATAATAATCTCAAAATGAGCTTTATCAATCGTTGCCTCAAGATTAGTCACTAAGAAGAATCCTTCATGACCTCGACTCTTTTCTGGGACTTCATCTTTAGGCAATTGACTAATGATCTCATTGGCAATAGTAATGGCATTAGTCAATAATCCGTAAGCATCCCCTGGATGTACCGCCGTTCCTTCCACATCAATTGCTGCCTGTGAGGCATTAAATGTCTCTGGCCTAATCTCACCTAAATCACCATTGTCTAGCGTATAGGCAAATTCAACTGGAAATCGCTCAACCGGAAACTGCTTAGCACCTTTGCCGATTTCCTCATCAGGACCAAAACCAACAAACACTGGACCATGTTTTACTTCTGGGTTGTCTTGATAGTACTTCAACATTCCAATGATTTCGGCGATTCCTGCTTTGTCATCAGCCCCTAATAAAGTTGTCCCATCTGTGGTAATTAAGGTCTCACCTATATGGCGCTTCAGCTTTGGAAATTGTTCAGAAGATAAAGTGATATTCTCTTCAGCATTTAACACAATTGGTTTGCCATCATAATTTTTGTGAACCTGAGGGTTGATATTTTCGGCATTAAAATCTGCAGTATCTAAATGTGCAATATAGCCGATGGGAGTCACGTCTGCATCCACATTGCTTGCAATGCTGGCGATCACATAGCCACTTGGCTCATCAAAAGCAACTTGGGATAGACCTAATTGTCTTAAGTCATCAACAATAGCTTTAGCTAATTCAACTTGACCAGGTGTTGTTGGCGTATCAGTAACGGCTGGATTCGAACGAGTATTTACTCTCGCATATTTGATAAATAATTCTTGAATATACTGTTGATCAATTTTCGTCATTCAAAATCATTCCTTAGTTTTTGATATAAGCTGTTTTCCAATCAAAAGGTACACCAGCTGGGTTATAAACAATTCCTTTCACATTTGAACGAATCAATTGTGGTTTAGCTTGTTGGAACAATGGCACAGTTCCTTGATCGTTCATCAACACTTTTTCAGCTGATACTAAGTTTTGCCAACGTTGTTCAGGCTTATTAGCATTTTGATTTTCTGATTCTGATATTTCCTTATCAAATTTTGCACTGACATAACCAGAAGTATTATAACTAGCACCCTTCTCGTAGACATCCAAGTAATTAATTGGGTCAGCAAAGACTGATTGCCAACTTTGAACAGTTAATTGATAATTCTTAGCTGCTTGGCGAGAAATCAATTGTACAAACGGAATTGATTGGATGGTTACTTTGACTCCTGGCAATTTCTCTAAGCTTGATTGTAAGAATTCGGCAACGTCCTTACTACTATCAGTATCTGAAACTAATAATGTCAAATTAAGCTTGTTAACACCAGTTTTAGCATATCCTTTTTTCAACAGTTGCTTAGCTTGAGTTAAGTTGTATGATACGGCGCTTGGAACTGATGCTTCTTCATCAAATGCTTGACCCGTCTTAGGGTTGTTACCCATGTTTGCTGGTACAAATCCTTTGGCTGGTTCTGAACCATCTTGAAGGACATCCTTAGTTAGTTGCTTACGATCAATGGCCAATGAGAACGCCTTACGAATATCAAGATTCTTAAAAGCCTTCACCTTATTTTGATTCAATTCCAATCTCGAAGTGGCAGTTGGAAGACGTTTTACAAAATCAGGATTATTTTGATTATTCTTCACTTGTTGGCCACTTAGTAATGTCTCGTCGACTTTCTTAGAGCTATAAAGGTTGTAACTAGTTGTGGTGCTTTCAGCTACTAACTCATTGATTTTGTCTAGCTTAACTGCTTTCTTATCCCAATAATCATTGTTCTTAACTAACGACCATGACTTGTTTGTACCATTCCACTTCTTTAAAACGAATGGTCCGTTGGAAACTGTATATTTGGCAGAAGTGCCGTATTTCTTACCATACTTATTAATCGCATTTTGGTTAACCGGGTAAAACAGTGGCCAAGCTAATAACTTTTTAAAGTATGTCACTGGTTTGCTGAGGTTCACTTGTAACTTGTAGTTTGACAAAGCCTTAATTCCTAGACTGCTAACTGGTTTTTTACCAGAATTAACAGCTTCGGCATTCTTAACTTGATATAAGTAAAAAGCATCCTGCGATTCAGTCCTAGGGTTAACCGTTCTACGCCAAGAATTAACAAAGTCCTTAGCTGTCACAGTTGAACCATCTGACCATTTAACACCCTTTCTTAAATTAAAAGTGTATGTCTTTCCACCATTAGTGATCTTAGTTTTAGTTGCTAATGCGTTTTGAGGAGTCCCAGACTTGTCTAGACGATAAAGGCCTTCCTGTGTATTCATCAATACATTAAATGATAGTGTATCGGTAGCTTTAGACAGATCAGCTGTTGCTAGCTCGCCATTTTCTGTCCAATTTAAAATTTGACTCTTACTTTTGGAATTATTTGATGCTGATTGACTACCACAGCCGGCCAGAACTAACGCTAATGTGGCAAATGACACCCCAAGTACCTGTTTTTTATTCATAATAACTTCCTCCCAAATTTTTTAGAAACAAAAAATCCCCTAGTCCAATGAAGGACTAAGGGACGTTATTAACGCGGTACCACCCAAATTCGTGTAGACAAACTACACCTCTAAGAAACCTATTGATTTCCGGCGATATAACGGTCGCACCCGAATTGTTAGCGATAACCAGCAACTAACTCCAAGCTCATTTTCATCAATAATGAATTCAAGACTTTCACCAAACGTCCCTCTCTAGGCAATTCGTTATTGATTACTATACTCTTCACAGTCGTTTCTAATCTATATTTAATGTTATAATCCAGTTCACAGATATTGTCAACGAATTTTTTATTAAAAAGTGCCACCCACATCATTACTAATCATTGAGATAATAAAAGCCCTTTAAATCAGCCATACTGATTTAAAGGGCTTAATAACATCTTATTTACGATTAATAATTAATTGCTGCGACTTCTTCTAAGAACCATTTGTTGAAGGCAGCTGAGTCAATATCAACACATACGTCAGCATTTGTTTCGCCATCATGGTAAGCACCACGAATGTCACCAACGGTTTCACCGATGGCTGGGCCATCAGTGATTACGTCGATCCACATTGCTTCAGTAGTAATTGCTTCTGGGTGAAGTAAATAGAAGATTGTATTCACATCATGCATGGCAATTCCGGCTTCACTGTTATCACCATCATTACTGATGATATCATGCAACATCTTACCGGTCTTGTTCATATGCTCTAACTTAGAAAGTGATTCAGGAGTTAATAACGCCTGCATCGTAATATCTAAGCCGACCATAACAATTGGAATACCTGATTGGTAAACAATCTTAGCAGCATCTGGATCAGTGAAGACATTGAACTCAGCAGCTGAGGTCATGTTACCTAAGCCAAGTGAACCACCCATTGCGACGATGCGTTCGATGTGGTCTTTAACTTCAGGATGTTCGCTAAATAGTAAAGCGATGTTCGTGTATGAGCCAGTTGGAACCAATGTAATTGGTTCATCACTACTCATAATTTCATCATGAAGTGCTTCAACAGCGGTTTTGTCTAAAGGCTTTGGCAAGTCTTCAGGAAAATCATAGCCGGGCATTCCTGATTCCCCGTGAATCCGAGCAGCGTCTTCAAATTCTTTGATCAAAGGTTGTTTAGCTCCAGCGGCAACTGGAACATCTTTGTTAAAGAACCGCAAAATCTTTTGCGCATTTTTAGTTGTTTTATCAACTGTAACGTTTCCGGCAACTGTGGTAACAAGTCTTAAATCAATCTCTGGATCATTTAATGCCATTGTCAATGCAGCAGCATCATCAATTCCAGGATCAGTATCCATAATAATCTTAATTGTCATCAGACAAATCCCCTTTGTAGATTATTTATTTAGTACTCAACTTTATTAAAGAATTGCGCTTAGCACTAAATCACACAGGAACAATATTCCTAAAAGGTATGTTGCCCCACTTAGTTCATCAGCTCGTTTAGCCGCAATCTTTAATAATGGATAAGCCACGAATCCGAATGCTAATCCTGTTGAGATACTAGTGGTGAATGGAATCAATACCACAATCAAGAACGCTGGAAACCAATCGGTAAAGTCATACATATTGATGACACTTAACTGATTCATCATTAAGGCACCAGTAATAATAATAACCGGAGCAATCGCAGCTTGTGGAACATATGATAGCAACGGAATGAAAAACATTGAGATTGCAAACATCGTTCCGGCTACGATTGCCGTGATACCTGTTCGTCCACCACTTTCAGTAGCTGAAGCACTTTCGGCCGCAGCAACGGTTGGACTAGTTCCCATAATTCCTGATAGGAAGGCAGTAATTGAACTAGCTTCAAAAGCCCGCTTAAATTTTCCATGATTAGGAATAATTCCTTCAAGCAAACCCATTGATTCAAACACCAAAATCATGGTCATCGAAAATACCGCTAAGATAAACGGCACCGTCAAGGCGTGACTAAAATCGCCCTTGGCAAGGATATGAGTGTACTTGTCAAGATCAATAATGGAGACTTTAGGGGTCGCCTGATCCTTAACCTTGAAGATAATACCTAAGATCGTTGTGATGGCAATTCCGATAAAGAAACCACCCGTCACTTTTCTCACGAATAAGAACAAGGTTAAAATCAAACCGAATAAGGCCAATAAAGCAACTGGTTTCGTTAAATCACCAACTGCTAAAATCGAATTACTTCCGGCGCGAATCAAGCCGGCTTTTTCCAGACCAATCTCAACTAAGAATAGCCCAATACCAGCCGTAATCCCCGCCTTCAGCGTCTCTGGAATCCCTTTAGCTAGGATTTCACTGACCTTAGTAAAAGCAATCAGGACATATATAATCGATGAAACCATCGAGATTGCCACGGCTTCTTGCCATGATAATCCCATGTTAACGACGACAGTGTAAGTAAAGAACGCGTTAACTCCCATTCCAGGAGTCAAAATTACTGGGGCATTCGCCCAGAATCCCATGATCCAACAACCAACAAAGGATGACAGAATCGTGGCGAACACACTTAGATTCGCGGGAATCCCCGCATCTTTTAAAATCATTGGATTAACAATGATGATATAAGAAATCGCAAAGAATCCAGTGATCCCAGCAATAATCTCTCGTCTCAACACTTGCTTATCAGAAAATGCTTCCCGTAAAGAAAGCTGATTAGCTCTCTCTAACTGTTGTTTGTTATCCAAAAATAAAACCTAACTTTCTAAAAATTAGCTATTACCAAACAAACAATCCAACAATTCCGGCAGACATCAATGAAACTAAGATACCTGAAAGTAACATCGTACCAACGTTCTTACTAATCAAGTTGTTCTTTTCACGATCAACGATTCCCTTGAAGGCACCGATGATCATACCAGTAGTTGAGAAGTTAGCAAATGATGTTAAGAATACTGTTAATTGTGCTTGGTAGTGAGGTGCAAAGATCTTCGTGTTGTTAATTGTTCCGGCAATCTTACCCATAACAACGAATTCGTTAGTAACTAACTTAGTTCCCATTAATTGAGCGAAGTCGAAGGCGTGAGAAACATCGAGACCCATTAACCATGCAAATGGGAACATGATGATACCTAAGATATGTTCCAAAGTTAACCATGGGTTGAATAGTTGCAATACTTTATCGATCAAAGCAGCTAAAGCAACGAAGGCAATAACATTGGCAGTGATGATTAAGATCAAACGACCGGCACCTAAGATAGAGTCACCTAAGAATGAGAAGAATGGTTCTTTGTGACCATCAGGAGTAACGTCACCTGCAGCTTCTGCAGCAGCATTTGAAGAACTCATGTTAGCAATAGTATCTTCTTCAGGAGTAACTTTAACTGGGTTAAGCATATTAGTAATAATAATTGCATTCATAACGTTCAAAGGAATCGCAGTCAAAACATATTGACCAGGAACCATTTGAGTATAAGCACCAATAATTGAAGC encodes:
- a CDS encoding NupC/NupG family nucleoside CNT transporter, translating into MYLLVNILGIFVYMGIAFLFSQNKKNINWRSIIVVLVINLVFAWILTSFSWGRDAVKAAADGFNWLVQVSYTGIAFALPSWVNVKQMDFVTSALLPILMIVPLFDILTYIGVLPWIIKWVGRGLSFITGQPKFESFFAVEMMFLGNTEAIAVSTLQLKQMSARRNLTIALMSMSCVTASIIGAYTQMVPGQYVLTAIPLNVMNAIIITNMLNPVKVTPEEDTIANMSSSNAAAEAAGDVTPDGHKEPFFSFLGDSILGAGRLILIITANVIAFVALAALIDKVLQLFNPWLTLEHILGIIMFPFAWLMGLDVSHAFDFAQLMGTKLVTNEFVVMGKIAGTINNTKIFAPHYQAQLTVFLTSFANFSTTGMIIGAFKGIVDREKNNLISKNVGTMLLSGILVSLMSAGIVGLFVW